The Frondihabitans australicus genome includes a region encoding these proteins:
- a CDS encoding response regulator has product MIRVVLVDDQALFRAGIRMVVSSQRDLEFVGEAGDGEEGVDVVSRTQPDVVLMDIRMPVMDGIAATQAILARADAENRRAPKIVVLTTFDLDEAATRAIRSGASGFVLKDSDPEFLLAAIRTVHAGTSVIAASATRELFEHFDKNREAAPKPVPEAFQQLTTRERDIFQSAARGLSNSEIAQLEYLSEATVKTHISRVLAKLGLRDRVQLVVYAYEHGLTT; this is encoded by the coding sequence GTGATCCGCGTCGTCCTCGTCGACGACCAGGCGCTGTTCCGCGCGGGCATCCGCATGGTCGTGTCGTCGCAGCGCGATCTCGAGTTCGTCGGCGAGGCCGGCGACGGCGAGGAGGGCGTCGACGTCGTCTCGCGCACCCAGCCCGACGTCGTCCTCATGGACATCCGCATGCCCGTCATGGACGGCATCGCCGCGACCCAGGCAATCCTGGCGCGCGCCGACGCCGAGAACCGCCGTGCCCCCAAGATCGTCGTGCTGACCACGTTCGACCTCGACGAGGCGGCGACGCGCGCCATCCGCTCGGGCGCCAGCGGGTTCGTCCTGAAGGACAGCGACCCCGAGTTCCTCCTGGCCGCCATCCGGACGGTGCACGCGGGCACGTCCGTCATCGCCGCTTCCGCGACCCGCGAGCTCTTCGAGCACTTCGACAAGAACCGCGAGGCCGCGCCGAAGCCGGTGCCCGAGGCCTTCCAGCAGCTCACCACGCGCGAGCGCGACATCTTCCAGTCCGCCGCGCGCGGTCTCAGCAACAGCGAGATCGCCCAGCTCGAGTACCTCAGCGAGGCGACGGTGAAGACGCACATCTCCAGGGTTCTCGCGAAGCTCGGCCTGCGCGACCGGGTGCAGCTCGTCGTGTACGCCTACGAGCACGGGCTGACCACGTAG
- a CDS encoding bifunctional lysylphosphatidylglycerol flippase/synthetase MprF yields the protein MTDLTLAPHPTPSRALTWLRDLARQQPVSLVIAAVLVVLALVSGSALHGPSDALRDVIGAGVAERTSANSWIATLASVLFSGSLPELIATVIAVLVLVGAAERRIGHGRALAAYLITGVVATVIGVAVQAIGIGIGEVWALEVAYDTTLHPFTPALGTIMTASAFAGPLWRRRIRIIGFASITTFLLYDGHPSGLYALLGAVAGLALGRFLRPRGRVVARLWTRSSHHEARVLLSTLVFITALGPLVTIVTRAPIGILAPLGSLFGDSLPPRHLTRPCTIDATCIRDVALGDLHGPGTLALSLLPLVTLIVAALLIRRARRIAVWAAILVNLLLALLAALYYGVLPLTSDVAADMPGHHVERFFLGILSAVAPLIVAVVLFVFLHHFTVRTPRHIVRQYIALLVASFVLLAGFYISVGFLGRERFSPPITLGRLVFSAPERFIPVGFVGLDRVGPVPTDGPLRGVFVGVGPLMWLIVVVGLVVAAGVTGRAGGASRRGAVARILRRGVSGHLGQMALWSGTSYWLSDDGAAAVAYREVGGTAITVGDPLCDQARAAQTVLEFARWCDDQGLVPVFYSVRETLAPAFAEMGWPTLPVAEETVLHPASFSLQGKKWQDVRTSMNRATRSGVRAVWTRYVDLRPSVARQIEDISEQWVADKELPEMGFTLGGLDELMDRDVRLMLAVDEREQVLAVTSWLPTWRDGEVVGWTLDFMRRRADSIHGVMEFLIASAALRAQEDGIEFVSLSAAPLAGVDLDGDDPDRSQAERVMAFLARALEPAYGFRSLLTFKAKFQPEFSTLLMAYPDPLQLPAIGTALARAYVPELRVSRLPRLLRSVV from the coding sequence ATGACCGACCTCACCCTCGCCCCTCACCCCACTCCGTCGCGCGCCCTCACGTGGCTGCGAGACCTCGCACGCCAGCAGCCGGTGAGCCTCGTGATCGCCGCCGTGCTCGTCGTGCTGGCGCTCGTCTCCGGAAGCGCACTGCACGGCCCGTCGGACGCCCTGCGCGACGTCATCGGCGCCGGGGTCGCCGAGCGGACCTCGGCGAACTCGTGGATCGCCACGCTCGCGAGCGTCCTGTTCTCGGGCAGCCTGCCCGAGCTCATCGCCACCGTCATCGCCGTGCTCGTGCTGGTCGGCGCCGCCGAGCGGAGAATCGGTCACGGCCGGGCCCTGGCCGCGTACCTCATCACCGGGGTGGTGGCGACGGTCATCGGCGTCGCTGTGCAGGCCATCGGCATCGGAATCGGCGAGGTCTGGGCGCTCGAGGTCGCCTACGACACCACGCTCCACCCGTTCACGCCGGCCCTCGGCACGATCATGACGGCCAGCGCCTTCGCGGGTCCGCTCTGGCGGCGCCGGATCCGGATCATCGGCTTCGCGTCGATCACGACGTTCCTGCTCTACGACGGCCACCCGTCGGGGCTGTACGCCCTTCTCGGCGCCGTCGCCGGGCTCGCGCTCGGCCGCTTCCTGCGGCCCCGAGGCCGCGTCGTGGCGCGCCTGTGGACACGCAGCTCCCACCACGAGGCGCGCGTGCTCCTGTCGACGCTGGTCTTCATCACGGCGCTCGGGCCTCTCGTGACGATCGTCACGCGCGCGCCGATCGGAATCCTGGCGCCGCTCGGCAGCCTGTTCGGCGACTCGCTGCCGCCGCGGCACCTCACCAGGCCGTGCACGATCGACGCGACGTGCATCCGCGACGTCGCGCTCGGCGACCTGCACGGCCCCGGCACGCTCGCGCTGAGCCTCCTGCCGCTGGTGACTCTCATCGTCGCGGCTCTGCTGATCCGCCGCGCCCGTCGCATCGCGGTGTGGGCGGCGATCCTGGTGAATCTGCTCCTCGCCCTGCTGGCGGCGCTCTACTACGGCGTCCTGCCGCTGACGAGCGACGTCGCCGCCGACATGCCCGGCCATCACGTCGAACGCTTCTTCCTCGGCATCCTGTCGGCCGTCGCACCCCTGATCGTCGCGGTCGTGCTGTTCGTGTTCCTCCACCACTTCACCGTGCGCACCCCGCGCCACATCGTGCGGCAGTACATCGCGCTGCTGGTGGCGTCGTTCGTGCTGCTCGCGGGCTTCTACATCAGCGTCGGCTTCCTCGGGCGTGAGCGCTTCAGCCCGCCGATCACCCTGGGCCGGCTCGTCTTCTCCGCGCCGGAGCGGTTCATCCCGGTCGGCTTCGTCGGGCTCGACCGCGTCGGGCCGGTGCCGACGGACGGACCGCTGCGCGGGGTGTTCGTGGGCGTCGGGCCGCTCATGTGGCTGATCGTCGTCGTGGGGCTGGTGGTGGCGGCAGGAGTCACGGGGCGAGCGGGCGGGGCGTCGCGCCGTGGGGCGGTGGCGCGGATCCTGCGACGCGGCGTGTCGGGTCATCTCGGCCAGATGGCGCTCTGGAGCGGCACCTCGTACTGGCTGTCGGACGACGGCGCCGCCGCGGTCGCCTACCGGGAGGTCGGCGGCACGGCGATCACCGTGGGGGATCCGCTCTGCGACCAGGCGCGCGCGGCCCAGACCGTGCTCGAGTTCGCCCGATGGTGCGACGACCAGGGTCTCGTGCCGGTCTTCTACAGCGTGCGGGAGACCCTGGCGCCCGCCTTCGCCGAGATGGGCTGGCCGACGCTGCCGGTGGCGGAGGAGACCGTGCTGCATCCGGCGTCGTTCAGCCTGCAGGGCAAGAAGTGGCAGGACGTCCGCACGAGCATGAACCGGGCGACCCGCTCGGGCGTGCGCGCGGTCTGGACGCGATACGTCGACCTCCGGCCCTCGGTGGCGCGCCAGATCGAGGACATCTCCGAGCAGTGGGTGGCCGACAAGGAGCTGCCCGAGATGGGCTTCACCCTCGGCGGCCTCGACGAGCTGATGGACCGCGACGTACGGCTGATGCTGGCCGTCGACGAACGAGAGCAGGTGCTCGCGGTGACCAGCTGGCTGCCCACCTGGCGGGACGGCGAGGTCGTCGGCTGGACGCTCGACTTCATGCGCCGCCGCGCCGACTCGATCCACGGCGTCATGGAGTTCCTCATCGCCTCCGCCGCGCTCCGGGCGCAGGAGGACGGCATCGAGTTCGTCAGCCTCTCCGCCGCCCCGCTGGCAGGCGTGGACCTCGACGGCGACGACCCCGATCGCAGCCAGGCCGAGCGCGTCATGGCCTTCCTCGCTCGGGCTCTCGAACCCGCCTACGGCTTCCGGTCCCTGCTCACGTTCAAGGCGAAGTTCCAGCCGGAGTTCTCGACGCTCCTCATGGCCTATCCCGACCCGCTGCAGCTGCCGGCGATCGGCACGGCACTCGCCCGCGCCTACGTGCCCGAGCTCCGGGTGAGCCGACTGCCGCGGCTCCTGCGCAGCGTCGTCTGA
- a CDS encoding sensor histidine kinase, producing the protein MIFRPLRSHQVVLDVLIGVVVGLVTLVFDLHANPFSLVITLGMAASLAFRRLSPGLALAIVWATAVFEMLTLSTPQVSNLAICAVLYASAAYGSPRLRWFGLASVGIGAAIGMFYVTFANVALFGVPHDVSNVTDLVRLFLQIGITFLGFLALLGLPWVGGQLVRARYAARSSRDAQLLAERETARAEREAARAENEAARAEREAARAERDIAVEQERSRIARDMHDVVAHSLAVVIAQADGARYAYRADPTTVEDSLVTIASTAREALGEVRELLGQLRHSQGAAPQPVLVDLERLVEQMTAAGLSIDLRSSGTPAQLSSNRQLAIYRIVQESLTNVLRHGDTRSTVDVLFDWRPDDLTIVIASTLRPTDTIDADALTTSGQYRPDERRGHGVVGMSERATLAGGSLTTHQAGGRFIVRAMIPSTALTQEVHLR; encoded by the coding sequence GTGATTTTCCGCCCCCTCCGCTCTCACCAGGTCGTCCTCGACGTCCTGATCGGCGTCGTCGTGGGGCTCGTCACGCTCGTCTTCGACCTGCACGCGAACCCGTTCTCGCTCGTCATCACGCTCGGCATGGCGGCGTCCCTGGCGTTCCGGCGGCTGTCGCCGGGGCTCGCGCTGGCGATCGTGTGGGCCACGGCCGTCTTCGAGATGCTCACGCTCTCGACGCCCCAGGTGTCCAACCTCGCGATCTGCGCCGTGCTGTACGCGTCGGCGGCGTACGGTTCGCCGCGCCTGCGCTGGTTCGGCCTCGCCTCGGTCGGCATCGGCGCCGCCATCGGGATGTTCTACGTGACCTTCGCGAACGTGGCGCTGTTCGGGGTGCCGCACGACGTGTCGAACGTCACCGACCTGGTCCGGTTGTTCCTGCAGATCGGCATCACGTTCCTCGGCTTCCTGGCGCTGCTCGGCCTGCCCTGGGTCGGCGGGCAGCTGGTCCGCGCCCGGTACGCTGCGCGCTCCAGCCGCGACGCGCAGCTCCTGGCCGAGCGGGAGACCGCGCGCGCCGAACGCGAGGCGGCTCGTGCGGAGAACGAGGCGGCGCGCGCCGAGCGCGAGGCAGCCCGCGCCGAGCGCGACATCGCCGTCGAGCAGGAGCGCAGCCGCATCGCGCGCGACATGCACGACGTCGTCGCGCACTCGCTCGCCGTCGTCATCGCCCAGGCGGACGGCGCCAGGTATGCCTACCGTGCCGATCCGACCACGGTCGAGGACTCCCTCGTGACGATCGCGTCGACCGCGCGCGAGGCTCTCGGCGAGGTGCGCGAGCTCCTGGGCCAGCTCCGGCACAGTCAGGGGGCGGCGCCGCAGCCCGTCCTGGTCGACCTCGAACGCCTCGTCGAGCAGATGACCGCGGCCGGGCTCTCGATCGACCTGCGATCGAGCGGCACGCCGGCCCAGCTGAGCAGCAACCGGCAGCTGGCGATCTACCGCATCGTGCAGGAGTCGCTCACGAACGTCCTCCGGCACGGCGACACGCGGTCGACCGTCGACGTGCTCTTCGACTGGCGGCCCGACGACCTCACCATCGTCATCGCGTCGACCCTGCGGCCGACCGACACGATCGACGCCGACGCCCTCACGACCAGCGGCCAGTACCGCCCTGACGAGCGACGAGGCCACGGCGTCGTCGGCATGAGCGAACGCGCTACGTTGGCAGGAGGCTCGCTGACGACTCACCAGGCCGGCGGCCGCTTCATCGTGCGCGCCATGATCCCGTCGACCGCACTGACCCAGGAGGTTCACCTGCGATGA
- a CDS encoding alpha/beta hydrolase has protein sequence MNLFHLSLTSALTLGVADIVAGALCLAMILRPRRRRGRWFRHVTIAILAGAAAGGTAIWVVGDVMNAFDVPPTWVDRAWVSAMVAGVCLAIVNLVYGPAGRKVAAAVGVIAVVVAGGLALNRDVGEFPRLGDALGVTGSEPLILPHPRTPGTAAADDDLYADWKAPELMPRRGRVGSVTIPATKSHFDARKALVYLPPAALVASAPALPVVVLMSGQPGSPLSVMTAGRVPQILNALARRDHGLAPIVVVPDQLGSAGANPMCVDGPLGNSATYLTEDVPDWITTHLHVQTGPTAWVVGGFSQGATCALQFATALPELFGSLIDVSGQQYPTLSSDDRAIDQGFGGSTARFDAAKPAAVMAAHGHYADTVALFAAGATDAVYSENARVMSALAAKHGIRVTRYLSPGSGHDWTTASNAFRRGFDLLYPRLGLSKGAQNL, from the coding sequence GTGAACCTGTTCCACCTGTCGCTGACGTCGGCGCTGACGCTGGGCGTGGCCGACATCGTGGCGGGCGCCCTGTGCCTGGCGATGATCCTGCGACCGCGACGCCGGAGGGGCCGCTGGTTCCGCCACGTGACGATCGCGATCCTCGCCGGCGCGGCGGCCGGGGGCACCGCGATCTGGGTCGTCGGCGACGTGATGAACGCCTTCGACGTCCCGCCGACCTGGGTCGATCGGGCCTGGGTGTCGGCCATGGTCGCCGGGGTGTGTCTGGCGATCGTCAACCTCGTCTACGGTCCGGCGGGGCGCAAGGTCGCGGCCGCGGTCGGAGTCATCGCCGTCGTGGTCGCGGGCGGGCTCGCGCTGAACCGCGACGTGGGGGAGTTCCCGCGGCTGGGCGATGCGCTCGGCGTGACGGGGTCGGAGCCCCTGATCCTGCCTCACCCGCGGACCCCGGGCACGGCCGCGGCCGACGACGACCTCTACGCCGACTGGAAGGCCCCCGAGCTCATGCCCCGGCGAGGTCGGGTGGGATCCGTGACGATCCCGGCCACGAAATCGCACTTCGACGCACGGAAGGCCCTCGTGTACCTGCCGCCCGCCGCGCTCGTGGCCTCGGCGCCGGCGCTGCCCGTGGTCGTGCTGATGTCCGGGCAGCCCGGCAGCCCGCTGTCGGTGATGACGGCGGGCCGAGTGCCGCAGATCCTGAACGCGCTGGCTCGTCGCGATCACGGGCTCGCCCCGATCGTCGTGGTCCCCGACCAGCTCGGCTCGGCGGGCGCGAACCCGATGTGCGTCGACGGGCCCCTCGGCAACAGCGCCACCTACCTCACCGAAGACGTCCCGGACTGGATCACCACTCACCTCCACGTCCAGACCGGCCCCACCGCCTGGGTCGTCGGCGGCTTCTCGCAGGGAGCGACCTGCGCCCTGCAGTTCGCCACGGCCCTGCCCGAGCTGTTCGGGTCGCTCATCGACGTCTCCGGCCAGCAGTACCCGACTCTCTCGAGCGACGACAGGGCGATCGACCAGGGGTTCGGCGGCAGCACGGCGCGGTTCGACGCGGCGAAGCCTGCCGCGGTCATGGCGGCGCACGGCCACTACGCCGACACGGTCGCCCTGTTCGCCGCGGGCGCCACCGACGCGGTCTACAGCGAGAACGCGCGCGTCATGTCTGCCCTTGCGGCCAAGCACGGCATCCGCGTGACGCGGTACCTGTCGCCCGGCAGCGGGCATGACTGGACGACCGCGTCGAACGCCTTCCGGCGGGGCTTCGACCTCCTCTACCCGCGCCTCGGCCTGTCGAAGGGGGCGCAGAATCTATGA
- the era gene encoding GTPase Era has translation MTTTPPGYRAGFVSFVGRPNVGKSTLTNALVGEKVAITSSKPQTTRRAIRGVVHRPDGQIVIVDTPGIHRPRTLLGERLNTVVSDTLADVDVIGFCVPANEKLGPGDRFINEQLDQYPRAKKLAIITKVDIASKAAVAEQLLAVSALRDWEALVPVSALTDEQLDTVAAEIVPLLPESPQLYPSDVVTEEGLADRIGELIREAALEGVQDELPHSLAVTIDDLVERDDKDLVEIYANLFVERDSQKGIVIGHRGARLREVGERARAQIEPLVGSQVYLNIRVKVAKDWQRDPKQLGRLGF, from the coding sequence ATGACCACCACACCTCCCGGCTACCGTGCGGGCTTCGTCTCGTTCGTGGGCCGCCCCAACGTCGGCAAGTCGACGCTCACGAATGCGCTCGTCGGCGAGAAGGTCGCCATCACGTCGTCCAAGCCGCAGACCACCAGGCGCGCGATCCGCGGCGTCGTGCACCGGCCCGACGGCCAGATCGTCATCGTCGACACGCCGGGCATCCACCGGCCCCGGACGCTGCTCGGCGAACGACTCAACACCGTCGTGAGCGACACCCTGGCCGACGTCGACGTGATCGGCTTCTGCGTGCCCGCCAACGAGAAGCTCGGCCCGGGCGACCGCTTCATCAACGAGCAGCTCGACCAGTATCCGCGGGCGAAGAAGCTCGCCATCATCACGAAGGTCGACATCGCGTCGAAGGCGGCGGTCGCCGAGCAGCTGCTCGCCGTGAGTGCCCTGCGCGACTGGGAGGCACTGGTTCCGGTCTCGGCGCTGACCGACGAGCAGCTCGACACGGTCGCGGCCGAGATCGTGCCGCTCCTGCCCGAGTCGCCGCAGCTCTACCCGTCCGACGTCGTCACCGAGGAGGGGCTCGCCGACCGCATCGGCGAGCTGATCCGCGAGGCGGCGCTCGAGGGCGTGCAGGACGAACTTCCGCACTCGCTCGCCGTCACCATCGACGACCTCGTCGAGCGCGACGACAAAGACCTCGTCGAGATCTACGCGAACCTCTTCGTCGAGCGCGACAGCCAGAAGGGGATCGTCATCGGCCACCGCGGCGCGCGCCTCCGTGAGGTGGGCGAGCGCGCGCGGGCGCAGATCGAGCCGCTCGTCGGGTCGCAGGTCTACCTGAACATCCGGGTGAAGGTCGCCAAAGACTGGCAGCGCGACCCGAAGCAGCTCGGCCGACTGGGGTTCTGA